Proteins from one Sulfurovum sp. TSL1 genomic window:
- a CDS encoding DciA family protein: MKKASMILSHLSSQPQFKSLKRQECYQKFIDLLSPKWQKAVAFVYIKDATLFIAVTHPGFKMELNYNRDLLKSLLTELNKHDEACKMMQAEKVVVFHSKYYAMPQEKVSYVSVPHYHERAKGNFETPSDRELKEKFERIKAIVTCNQ; encoded by the coding sequence ATGAAAAAAGCCAGTATGATTTTGTCTCATTTATCTTCTCAACCTCAGTTTAAATCATTAAAACGGCAGGAGTGTTACCAAAAGTTTATCGATCTTCTTAGTCCCAAATGGCAAAAGGCCGTTGCCTTTGTCTATATCAAAGATGCGACACTCTTTATAGCGGTCACACACCCCGGTTTTAAAATGGAACTTAATTATAATAGAGATTTATTAAAAAGCCTATTAACAGAGCTGAACAAGCACGATGAAGCGTGTAAGATGATGCAGGCTGAAAAGGTTGTCGTCTTTCACAGCAAATATTATGCGATGCCTCAGGAAAAAGTCTCTTATGTGAGTGTACCCCATTATCATGAACGTGCCAAGGGAAATTTTGAAACACCTTCAGACAGAGAACTCAAAGAAAAATTCGAACGTATCAAAGCCATAGTCACATGCAATCAGTAA
- a CDS encoding Hpt domain-containing protein — translation MYYILNETNQIIAADKNLLELCGLSHIDALSLNIALGDTKFDLSETKITITTDQNEKTFPVSKTSLSSMLGHITLVEIQAEEEKAEENDLSVLTLDDTVENIAPLDREETGEEKEVAVEDSERFDLVMEEETESIAPLDTEEPSKEPEVAIEDNELFDLVMEEETQSSIETVEEPLDIMTEDTDILDLGLSDREDEVIMEKPEAEDTAEILIDLDKVCQQIGVSHEDYNTFLNEYIDTALELETDLQSEESATRSNAVATLSHLGEVLQLPVIGDLLKRIDAAPAGEQKATVESFYTALSRITKSPSSQAEPEMDLFDTQKETELDLFDVEEKESKPEVMINEKGFGTISLEGIKPIHFDFQLEEAANDLSLPVELIEEFVNDFIEQCHSETKNMLKAYEEGDLDAIQKIGHLLKGAASNLRINPLADTLYKIQFCEDSSDLEALIKDYWGHFLSFEIQINALAK, via the coding sequence ATGTACTATATATTAAATGAAACAAATCAAATTATCGCTGCTGATAAGAATCTATTGGAATTATGCGGGTTGTCGCATATAGATGCATTATCATTAAACATTGCATTAGGCGATACAAAATTTGATTTATCTGAAACAAAAATCACGATCACTACAGATCAAAATGAAAAAACGTTTCCTGTCTCCAAAACGTCTCTTTCAAGTATGCTTGGTCATATCACATTGGTTGAAATACAAGCAGAAGAAGAAAAAGCAGAAGAAAATGATCTATCGGTATTAACACTTGATGATACGGTAGAAAATATCGCTCCTCTTGATAGAGAGGAAACGGGTGAAGAAAAAGAAGTTGCTGTAGAAGACAGCGAACGCTTTGATCTTGTCATGGAAGAGGAAACAGAAAGTATCGCTCCTCTTGATACAGAGGAACCAAGCAAAGAACCTGAAGTTGCTATAGAAGACAACGAACTCTTTGATCTTGTTATGGAAGAAGAAACACAGAGCAGCATTGAGACGGTGGAAGAACCGCTCGATATCATGACCGAAGATACAGATATCCTTGACTTGGGATTGTCCGATAGAGAAGATGAAGTCATAATGGAGAAACCTGAAGCAGAGGATACTGCTGAAATTCTAATAGATCTGGATAAAGTATGTCAACAGATCGGTGTTTCTCATGAAGATTACAATACATTTCTCAATGAATATATCGATACGGCATTGGAACTTGAAACGGATCTACAGAGTGAAGAGAGCGCAACACGTTCCAATGCTGTTGCAACACTTTCCCATCTTGGCGAAGTATTACAATTGCCGGTTATCGGAGACCTCCTAAAAAGAATTGATGCAGCGCCTGCAGGTGAACAAAAAGCAACGGTCGAATCTTTTTACACAGCTCTCTCAAGAATCACTAAATCACCAAGCTCTCAAGCAGAACCTGAAATGGACCTCTTTGATACCCAAAAAGAGACTGAGCTAGACCTTTTTGATGTTGAAGAAAAAGAAAGTAAACCAGAAGTGATGATCAATGAAAAAGGCTTTGGTACTATTTCTCTTGAAGGTATTAAACCAATTCACTTTGACTTTCAACTTGAAGAAGCAGCCAATGACCTCTCTTTACCTGTAGAACTTATTGAAGAATTTGTAAATGATTTTATCGAACAGTGTCATAGTGAAACCAAGAATATGCTAAAAGCCTATGAAGAGGGTGATCTGGATGCCATTCAGAAGATAGGACATCTTCTTAAAGGCGCTGCAAGTAACCTTCGTATCAATCCATTAGCTGATACGCTCTATAAGATACAGTTTTGTGAAGACAGCAGTGATTTGGAAGCTTTGATCAAAGACTATTGGGGACACTTTTTGTCTTTCGAAATTCAAATAAATGCGCTAGCAAAATAA
- a CDS encoding PAS domain S-box protein produces MNRPDPIDEEYIFEKGLIVSSTDLKGIITYANRKFCEISGYTKEELVGKNHNIVRHPDMPKAAFQELWDTIQSGKEWTGIVKNLRKDGRYYWVYSHISPIILDGETTGYTAARRPASETEVTETIPIYRDLLEKESK; encoded by the coding sequence ATGAATAGACCTGATCCAATTGATGAAGAGTATATCTTTGAAAAAGGCTTGATCGTTAGTTCTACAGATCTTAAAGGGATCATTACATACGCTAACAGAAAATTCTGTGAAATATCAGGATATACCAAAGAGGAACTCGTAGGCAAAAATCATAATATCGTCAGACATCCGGATATGCCAAAAGCAGCATTTCAAGAACTTTGGGACACGATACAGAGTGGCAAGGAGTGGACCGGTATCGTAAAAAATTTAAGAAAAGATGGCAGATATTATTGGGTTTATTCACATATTTCACCTATCATCCTTGATGGAGAGACCACCGGCTATACTGCAGCCAGAAGACCGGCATCGGAGACAGAGGTCACAGAAACCATTCCTATTTACAGGGATTTGTTAGAGAAAGAAAGTAAGTAA
- the nhaD gene encoding sodium:proton antiporter NhaD: protein MTTEILHTDLTTTWVGIVSLIIFVVGYYFIAAEDKYLINKAKPALFAGTMIFMLIGVYYAMNGLDGAHLHHEIELLIYEIAGIFFFLYVAMTYIEAMIDRNVFSALRYNLVSKGYSYKKLFWITGLLAFFISPVADNLTTALILSTVLITIDKTNKAFIVPSAINIVVAANAGGAWSPFGDITTLMVWVDGKGAFVDFLYLFPASILGWFVTAFLLSRFVPHDTPPFAADEKKVYIAAGGKVIIGLFALTIASAVLSHQVLHLPAMWGMMFGLAVLKLYIYRMSREVRYDSEGIVCPPVNVFSFIAKIENDTLLFFFGILAAVGGLHFLGFLEYFTALYSQFGATTVNIGVGFLSAIVDNVPVMSAVLKSSPDMGASAHAQWMLVTLTAGVGGSLISFGSAAGVGVMGKLHGIYTFGSHLKLAWTVLVGYIVSVSVWYVQFLILGIGA from the coding sequence ATGACCACGGAAATATTGCACACAGATTTGACAACGACATGGGTGGGGATCGTTTCACTTATCATATTTGTCGTAGGATACTACTTTATCGCAGCGGAAGATAAATACCTTATAAACAAAGCAAAACCGGCACTTTTTGCAGGGACAATGATCTTCATGTTGATCGGTGTCTATTATGCTATGAACGGTTTGGACGGTGCACATCTGCACCATGAAATAGAGTTGCTTATTTATGAGATCGCAGGGATCTTCTTCTTCCTCTATGTGGCAATGACCTATATCGAGGCGATGATCGACAGGAATGTATTTTCTGCTTTACGTTATAACCTTGTCTCCAAAGGGTACAGCTATAAAAAACTTTTCTGGATCACAGGTCTTCTGGCTTTCTTCATCTCTCCTGTTGCAGATAACCTTACAACAGCACTGATCCTTTCAACGGTATTGATCACCATTGATAAAACGAACAAAGCATTTATCGTGCCTTCGGCGATCAATATCGTTGTTGCGGCGAACGCCGGGGGTGCCTGGTCACCATTTGGTGATATCACAACGTTGATGGTATGGGTTGACGGCAAGGGGGCTTTTGTTGATTTCCTTTATCTTTTCCCTGCATCGATTTTAGGTTGGTTTGTGACGGCATTCCTTTTAAGCCGTTTTGTACCACACGATACACCGCCATTTGCGGCAGATGAAAAAAAGGTCTATATCGCTGCAGGCGGGAAAGTGATCATAGGGCTTTTTGCTTTGACGATCGCTTCAGCGGTTCTCTCGCACCAGGTCCTTCATTTACCTGCAATGTGGGGAATGATGTTCGGTTTGGCTGTGCTGAAACTCTATATTTATAGAATGAGCAGAGAAGTAAGATACGACAGTGAGGGTATCGTATGTCCTCCGGTCAACGTTTTCTCATTCATCGCTAAAATTGAAAATGATACACTGCTTTTCTTCTTTGGTATTTTAGCTGCGGTCGGCGGACTTCACTTTTTAGGTTTCTTGGAGTACTTCACGGCTCTCTATTCCCAGTTTGGTGCGACTACCGTGAATATCGGAGTAGGATTCCTTTCTGCGATCGTGGATAACGTACCTGTCATGTCAGCAGTACTGAAGTCAAGCCCGGATATGGGTGCATCTGCACATGCACAGTGGATGCTTGTAACACTTACGGCCGGTGTGGGTGGATCACTGATCTCATTCGGTTCTGCCGCAGGTGTGGGTGTCATGGGTAAACTTCACGGAATTTATACATTTGGTTCACATCTAAAATTAGCTTGGACCGTACTTGTAGGTTATATCGTGTCAGTCTCTGTCTGGTATGTACAGTTTCTGATACTGGGTATAGGTGCATAA
- the guaA gene encoding glutamine-hydrolyzing GMP synthase has translation MKQVPILVLDFGSQYTQLIARKLRESGVYTEVVPYRESIEDIKARKPQGIILSGGPASVYAEDAYKPDDGVWDLGLPILGICYGMQLITQHFGGSVIAADHHEYGKAKLHIENNGGIFNNIPNDSIVWMSHGDKAERIPEGFEVIGTSENSPFAAIANESKNIYAFQFHPEVHHSVEGTAMLKNFAKHICGCDSTWNMGSFAKEKIAAIRAQVGDRKVLCGVSGGVDSSVVAAMLNEALPKEQLICVFVDQGLLRKDEAEQVQDMFKLVGIPLITLDAKKEFMEALAGVTDPEAKRKAIGEKFIEVFDKEAKKHTDVSFLAQGTLYTDVIESVSVKGPSKTIKSHHNVGGLPDWMTFELVEPLREIFKDEVRKLGLELGLPKHMIGRHPFPGPGLAIRVMGDVNEEALRLLRESDAIMQEELKATGYYDKVWQAFTVLLNVQSVGVMGDNRTYDNTVCIRMVESVDGMTATFAHIPHDVLEGMSRRIINEIDGINRVVYDISSKPPATIEWE, from the coding sequence ATGAAACAAGTACCTATATTAGTCTTAGACTTCGGATCACAATATACACAGCTTATCGCTAGAAAACTGAGAGAAAGTGGTGTCTATACGGAAGTAGTACCGTATCGTGAGAGTATTGAAGATATTAAGGCCAGAAAACCGCAAGGTATTATACTTTCTGGCGGCCCGGCTTCTGTGTATGCAGAAGATGCATATAAGCCAGATGATGGCGTGTGGGATCTTGGATTGCCTATTTTGGGTATCTGTTATGGTATGCAGCTTATCACACAGCACTTTGGCGGAAGCGTGATCGCCGCGGATCATCATGAATACGGGAAAGCAAAACTTCACATAGAAAACAATGGCGGTATCTTCAACAATATCCCAAATGACTCTATCGTATGGATGAGCCATGGAGATAAAGCAGAACGTATACCTGAAGGTTTTGAGGTCATAGGTACAAGTGAAAACTCTCCATTTGCAGCCATAGCCAATGAGAGTAAAAACATCTATGCATTCCAGTTTCACCCGGAAGTACATCACTCGGTAGAAGGTACAGCAATGTTGAAGAACTTTGCTAAGCACATCTGTGGTTGTGACAGCACTTGGAACATGGGAAGTTTTGCGAAAGAGAAGATCGCTGCTATCAGAGCACAAGTGGGTGACAGAAAAGTCCTTTGTGGCGTAAGCGGCGGAGTAGACTCTTCTGTTGTGGCTGCTATGCTGAATGAAGCCTTGCCAAAAGAACAGCTCATCTGTGTGTTTGTGGATCAGGGACTGCTTCGTAAGGATGAAGCAGAACAGGTACAGGATATGTTCAAACTTGTAGGTATTCCATTGATCACTCTCGATGCAAAAAAAGAGTTTATGGAAGCACTTGCAGGTGTGACAGATCCTGAAGCCAAAAGAAAAGCTATCGGTGAAAAGTTCATTGAAGTATTTGATAAAGAAGCCAAGAAGCATACGGATGTAAGTTTTCTTGCACAAGGGACTCTCTATACGGATGTGATCGAATCTGTTTCAGTAAAAGGACCATCAAAAACGATCAAATCTCACCATAATGTGGGCGGTCTCCCGGATTGGATGACCTTTGAGCTGGTGGAACCTCTTAGAGAGATATTTAAAGATGAAGTAAGAAAACTCGGTCTTGAACTGGGACTTCCAAAGCATATGATAGGAAGACATCCTTTCCCTGGGCCAGGTCTTGCCATAAGAGTCATGGGAGACGTCAATGAAGAGGCATTGAGACTACTTCGTGAATCAGATGCCATTATGCAAGAAGAGCTTAAAGCAACAGGATACTATGATAAAGTATGGCAGGCATTCACGGTACTGCTGAATGTACAATCCGTGGGTGTGATGGGGGACAACCGTACCTATGACAATACGGTCTGTATCCGTATGGTTGAATCCGTAGATGGTATGACGGCTACTTTTGCACACATCCCGCATGATGTGCTTGAAGGTATGAGTAGAAGGATCATTAATGAGATTGACGGGATCAACAGAGTCGTATATGATATCAGCTCTAAGCCTCCTGCAACCATTGAGTGGGAATAG
- a CDS encoding histidine phosphatase family protein — MKNLYLIRHAKSDWSDESQSDFDRGLNKRGEKAILTMANALKEKKVMPDLILSSSAKRARLTAKGLAKEIGYEEKIKYIDALYMAAPLDVISIIKEIKDKYDDVWIVGHNPETTELTDLMLDDYIDNVPTLGIVALKLPIKHWKKMKPEKAKLNFFIYPKMYT; from the coding sequence AGAGTCAAAGCGACTTCGACAGGGGCCTCAATAAAAGAGGTGAAAAAGCGATCCTTACCATGGCAAATGCACTCAAAGAGAAAAAAGTCATGCCGGATCTTATACTCTCCAGTTCTGCCAAAAGAGCACGACTTACAGCCAAAGGTTTAGCCAAAGAGATAGGCTATGAGGAAAAGATCAAATACATCGATGCTCTTTATATGGCAGCACCTCTGGATGTCATTTCCATTATTAAAGAGATCAAAGACAAATACGATGATGTATGGATCGTCGGGCACAATCCCGAAACAACTGAATTAACAGACCTGATGCTGGATGACTACATCGACAATGTACCCACGCTGGGTATCGTCGCCTTAAAACTTCCGATCAAGCATTGGAAGAAAATGAAACCCGAAAAAGCAAAACTAAACTTTTTTATTTACCCTAAAATGTATACATAA
- the uvrC gene encoding excinuclease ABC subunit UvrC, whose protein sequence is MQSVIQDLPSCAGVYQYFDANGKLLYVGKAKNLKNRVKSYWRFSPEFKPNPAQSSRIIKMLYEASRIEYIVVETEDDALILENSLIKQLKPKYNILLRDDKTYPYIYIDESVAYPRFEITRKVIKGKQITYYGPFPTGGKALLDALYEVYPLVQKKSCLKEGKACLFYQIKKCLAPCEGKVSPEAYGEIVTQAKTSIVKRKDLLSTLEEKMTNLAIQERYEEAAAIRDSINAISSLTISSNIDFANAMDLDIFAILNGDERGVIVKLFMRGGKIISSAYSYFRHTHIFDENEAYKQALLEFYTIDTPHTGKQILTAHMFEDSAQVAHSLSARFDKKIEILTPQRGPKAKLISLALQNCEELLRKTQSDTLMEQKIADLFDLSVIPYRIETFDNSHLMGAATVGGMVVWDEDKWDKSAYRRYTLHERDEYGQMKEMLSRRIENFKEEPAPDLWILDGGQANLNLAKALLKEAHVNLDVIAIAKEKLDAKAHRAKGAAKDILYTAHGVLELKANDKRLHWIQRQRDEAHRYAITYHQNKKRKEDTQISLLNKKGIGKATVKKLIDYFGTFEAIENASHEEIEKVTNKKISNIIKNYNP, encoded by the coding sequence ATGCAATCAGTAATCCAAGATCTCCCTTCCTGTGCAGGCGTGTACCAGTATTTTGACGCAAACGGCAAACTGCTCTATGTAGGAAAGGCCAAAAACCTGAAAAACAGGGTCAAAAGCTATTGGCGTTTTTCTCCTGAATTCAAACCCAACCCTGCACAAAGTTCGCGCATCATCAAAATGCTCTATGAAGCAAGCAGAATTGAGTATATCGTCGTAGAGACGGAAGACGATGCCCTCATCTTGGAAAACTCGCTGATCAAACAGCTCAAACCCAAATACAACATTTTGCTTCGTGATGATAAAACTTACCCCTACATCTATATCGATGAATCTGTAGCCTACCCAAGGTTTGAGATCACCCGAAAGGTCATCAAAGGCAAGCAAATCACCTATTACGGCCCTTTTCCTACCGGAGGGAAAGCCCTACTTGATGCACTCTATGAAGTCTATCCGCTGGTACAGAAGAAGTCTTGTTTAAAAGAAGGAAAAGCCTGTCTCTTCTATCAGATCAAAAAATGTCTGGCCCCTTGTGAAGGGAAAGTGTCACCTGAAGCCTATGGTGAGATCGTCACCCAAGCCAAAACATCCATCGTCAAACGTAAAGATCTACTCTCCACCCTTGAAGAGAAGATGACAAACCTTGCCATCCAGGAACGTTATGAAGAAGCCGCTGCTATACGCGACAGCATCAATGCCATCTCTTCGCTCACGATCTCATCAAACATTGATTTTGCCAATGCCATGGACCTGGATATCTTTGCCATACTCAATGGGGATGAAAGAGGTGTGATCGTCAAGCTCTTTATGCGGGGAGGTAAGATCATCTCATCCGCATACTCTTACTTCAGGCATACCCATATTTTTGACGAAAATGAAGCGTATAAACAGGCCTTATTGGAATTCTATACCATCGACACCCCCCATACCGGTAAACAGATTCTTACGGCCCATATGTTTGAAGACTCGGCACAGGTGGCACATAGCCTTTCTGCCCGTTTTGACAAAAAAATAGAGATCCTTACCCCTCAGCGCGGTCCCAAAGCCAAACTGATCTCTTTGGCCCTGCAAAACTGCGAAGAGTTATTGCGTAAAACGCAGAGTGATACACTCATGGAACAAAAAATAGCAGATCTCTTTGACCTTTCTGTCATTCCTTACCGTATAGAAACTTTCGACAACTCTCATCTTATGGGAGCTGCTACAGTGGGCGGTATGGTGGTGTGGGATGAAGATAAATGGGATAAATCCGCATACCGACGGTATACACTGCATGAACGTGATGAGTATGGGCAGATGAAAGAGATGCTCTCCAGACGTATAGAGAACTTTAAAGAAGAACCTGCTCCGGACCTCTGGATACTTGATGGAGGACAGGCCAACCTCAATCTTGCAAAAGCCCTTCTCAAAGAAGCCCATGTCAATCTTGATGTCATAGCCATAGCTAAAGAAAAGCTCGATGCCAAGGCACACCGCGCGAAAGGTGCAGCCAAAGATATCCTCTATACCGCTCATGGCGTTCTTGAACTCAAAGCAAATGACAAACGTCTACACTGGATACAGCGCCAAAGAGATGAAGCACATCGTTATGCCATTACCTACCATCAGAACAAAAAACGTAAAGAAGATACACAAATTTCACTTCTCAATAAAAAAGGCATAGGCAAAGCAACAGTGAAAAAGTTGATCGATTATTTCGGGACATTTGAAGCCATAGAAAATGCATCTCATGAAGAAATAGAAAAAGTTACAAATAAGAAAATCTCTAACATTATTAAAAATTATAATCCATAA
- a CDS encoding transglutaminase domain-containing protein, protein MKSESKKNLSLLIIAISFIAFIYGTIKAMAIVDRTHVGTSNGIYRSYVTTSQEIQEKAFALTAHCSDALCKVQSLLDFVTNIPYKTNTFQQYSAQKTIQQNFGDCDDKSNLLISMLHVLGSEAYFVLVPKHIFVITAIEDKRLDKTKGLWVNGKKYFILESTARNSNIGFPLHYRLDELDVIIEPFSNDKLSIEHLEWKE, encoded by the coding sequence ATGAAAAGCGAAAGTAAAAAAAATCTATCTCTTCTTATTATAGCGATTTCTTTTATTGCTTTTATCTACGGTACGATCAAGGCGATGGCTATCGTAGATAGAACACATGTAGGTACATCCAATGGCATCTATAGATCTTATGTCACGACTTCCCAAGAGATACAAGAGAAAGCATTTGCATTAACAGCACATTGCTCCGATGCACTTTGTAAAGTACAATCCTTATTGGATTTTGTGACCAATATCCCCTATAAGACCAACACTTTTCAACAGTATTCTGCACAAAAAACCATACAGCAGAATTTTGGAGATTGTGATGACAAGAGCAATCTACTCATTTCTATGCTGCATGTATTAGGATCAGAAGCCTATTTTGTCCTGGTACCCAAACACATTTTTGTCATTACAGCCATAGAGGATAAGCGATTGGATAAGACAAAAGGGCTCTGGGTCAATGGAAAGAAATACTTTATCCTCGAAAGTACGGCCAGAAATTCAAATATAGGTTTCCCTTTGCACTATAGGCTCGATGAGTTAGATGTCATCATTGAGCCATTTTCAAACGACAAACTTTCTATAGAGCATCTGGAGTGGAAAGAGTAA
- the nadB gene encoding L-aspartate oxidase, giving the protein MQKYDVLIIGAGIAGLYAAMQLPASKKVLVVCKDIPWECNTFYAQGGMTTALNEADIPLHVEDTMAAGSYHNNKEAVEILSRTSLETTPDIISRGMEFDTDEAGNLLYTKEAAHSVERIIHAGGDATGRYMHYFMMVQNKHQLQKNTLVYDLLIDNGRCFGVKATVNYEPTTIYADDVIIASGGIGSLYAYNTNSRTVSADIHGICVEKGIELSDMEFMQFHPTVFVDTPFARKLLLTEALRGEGAHVVDEEGRRFLFDYDERGELASRDIVARGIFTHKRKTGQKAYLDFSMFEEKWFEHRFPNITHTFARLGYKFPKDKIAISPAFHYSNGGIKCDTNGSIEGMEGLYVIGEAARTGVHGANRLASNSLLEGVVFAKRAVEHLLSKEHKAIKTPIFEKDYGNILHKENDKIYKQKLRQVMWDDIGIIRTTKGLHEAKNLIYDMKNKEIGRLLKLRLNTASAIVDAALARKESLGSHYIESV; this is encoded by the coding sequence ATGCAGAAGTATGATGTACTGATCATAGGTGCCGGTATCGCAGGGCTTTATGCAGCCATGCAGCTGCCTGCAAGTAAAAAGGTCTTGGTGGTATGTAAAGATATCCCCTGGGAGTGCAATACGTTTTATGCCCAGGGAGGTATGACCACCGCCTTGAATGAAGCGGATATCCCTCTTCATGTCGAAGATACCATGGCTGCGGGTTCGTATCATAATAACAAAGAAGCTGTGGAGATTCTCTCCCGTACCTCACTGGAAACCACGCCTGATATCATCTCCAGAGGGATGGAGTTTGATACCGATGAAGCGGGGAATCTTTTATATACGAAAGAGGCTGCACACTCCGTAGAGCGTATCATACATGCCGGAGGAGATGCTACGGGACGTTATATGCATTATTTTATGATGGTGCAGAACAAACACCAGCTTCAGAAAAATACACTGGTGTATGATCTGCTTATAGATAACGGCAGATGTTTTGGGGTCAAAGCAACGGTCAATTATGAACCTACGACCATCTATGCAGATGATGTAATCATCGCCTCTGGAGGTATAGGCTCTTTGTATGCATACAATACTAATTCTCGTACCGTCAGCGCCGACATTCATGGTATCTGTGTTGAAAAAGGTATAGAGCTTTCCGATATGGAATTCATGCAGTTTCATCCTACCGTATTTGTTGATACCCCTTTTGCAAGAAAACTGTTACTGACCGAAGCATTGAGGGGTGAGGGTGCGCATGTCGTGGATGAAGAGGGAAGACGATTCTTGTTCGATTATGATGAGAGAGGAGAGTTGGCAAGCCGGGATATCGTGGCTCGCGGTATCTTCACCCATAAACGAAAAACGGGACAAAAGGCTTATCTGGATTTTTCCATGTTCGAAGAGAAATGGTTTGAACATCGTTTCCCCAATATCACACATACCTTTGCCAGACTTGGCTATAAATTCCCCAAAGACAAGATCGCTATCTCTCCGGCATTTCACTACTCTAACGGTGGTATAAAATGCGATACCAATGGCTCCATAGAGGGTATGGAAGGTCTTTATGTGATAGGTGAAGCAGCAAGAACAGGCGTGCATGGGGCAAATCGTCTTGCATCCAATTCATTACTTGAAGGTGTGGTCTTTGCAAAACGTGCAGTGGAACATCTGCTTTCCAAAGAGCATAAAGCGATAAAAACACCTATATTTGAGAAAGATTACGGTAATATTCTGCACAAGGAAAACGATAAAATCTATAAACAAAAATTACGTCAAGTGATGTGGGATGATATAGGGATTATCAGGACAACCAAAGGCTTGCATGAAGCGAAAAATCTCATTTATGATATGAAAAATAAAGAGATCGGCAGATTACTGAAACTGAGACTAAATACTGCTTCTGCCATCGTAGATGCAGCACTTGCGAGAAAAGAGTCTTTGGGCTCACACTATATAGAGTCAGTCTAG